TTTGGATAAAAGGATATAGCAATATAGCTGCAGATTTAAAGTTTCTTGGTAGTTGTTCTAAAATTGGTGATTTGTCATCTAGCCAAATGTAATCCAACAAAATATAACCTCCTCTTAGACTTTGAAATGTACGGATTCCCGTATTATGTTTTTTGTATTGATTGTATCAAATATAAAGCGAAGCATGAAATATGTCCCAACATAAAAGTAAGAATAAATAAAATGAAGTTTTCATAAATAGTAAAAGGGTGCTTATGTCATCAGTATAGCTAAGAAATGTTGTTACATATGAGAAGAGCGTGTTAATAAAATATGAGGTGGTTAAATGGGAAATGAGCAAGTGAAGTCTGTAAAGGAAGAAAAAAAGTTATGTCTTTGTATGATCGTTAAAAATGAGTCTAGAATTATGGAAAGATGTTTAAATGCAACAAAATCAATTGTAGACTTTGTTTCTATTTGTGATACTGGATCGACGGATAATACGCCTGAAATTATTGAAAATTGGTGTAAGGAAAATGAGATACCTGGGACGGTTCATCATGAGCCGTTTAAAAACTTTGGTTATAACAGAAGCTTAGCTGTTTCGTTAGCGCAAAAAACATACCCAGAAGCAGATTATTTATTAATATTAGATGCGGATATGATTTTAGAGGTTGATCCGAATTTCGATAAAACGAGCTTAACGGAAGATCATTATCTTACATTACAATATGATGTTCATATTAAATATTGGCTTACACGTCTTTTAAAAGCTTCTTTACCATGGAAATCTGTCGGTGTTACTCATGAGTATTGGGATATAGATCGTTCAAAAGTTGGAGCGAATTACAATACGAGGGTAGCTCGGTTAGAGACTCTTGTCGTGAATGATCCCGGAGATGGCGGGAGCAAAGCTGATAAATTTGAAAGAGATGAGAGGTTGTTGTTACAGGGAATAAACGACCCAGAAACAACGCCAGATTTGCATATAAGATATTTATTTTATTTAGCTCAGACTTATTTTCATTTAAGTCAATTTGAGAATTCAATTAAATGGTATAAAAAACGTGTGGAAGCAGGAGGATGGGTTGAAGAGGTATTCTATTCGTTATTGCGAATAGGATTTTGTTATGAGCAGTTAGCAAATCGTTCAGCAAATAAACAAAATGAAGTGACAGATGCTGATGAAAAAGAAACTGTTAAAGGGCAAGAAGAGCAATATTTAGCGTTAGCTGTTTTTTATTTTCAAAAAGCTTGGGAATATAGACCAACCCGGGCTGAACCATTATACCAACTTGCAAGGTTGTATCGATTACGATCTCAAAACAATATTGCTTTGATGTATGCTCTGCAAGGGAAGGAAATTCCTTTTCCAAAGGATGATCTACTATTTGTAGATTATCATGTGTATGATTACTTATTTGACTATGAAATTTCTATTAGTGCTTTCTATATACCTCATAAAAAACATTTAGGGGCGGTGTCGCAAAAGTATTTGGAATCGATAAAAGAAAAGATTCCATTTCATATAGCAAATATAGTAGAGAATAATGCGAAATTTTATTAAATACATTTTCGATTAAAGGAGTAGTGGAGTAATCATGGAATTAATACGATGGGCGATTGAACTAGGAGAATCGGTGCATGGAAATACGTATGAAGAATTGATGCCACTACTAGACTATTATTATGATCGTGATCATTTAAAAGCGTATTGTATCGCAAATCTTCTTTTAAACATGGATGTATTAGATGAGGACCGGGAAAGAATCGAATTAAGAAGATGCATCGCTGCTTATTATGCTGGATTATATAAAGTAGCAAGAAAACATGCAAATGAGTTGGTACTTAAACATCCGGATGTAGATCTATATAAAAATAATTTAAGATTAATGGAAGTTTATTTGAATAAAGAATATGATTATTGTCTTTTTATATGCCCAAAGACATACGGTAGTTTCATAGATATTGCGCGAGCTTTAAAGTGGAGGTTGGAGCAGGAGGGAAATACAGTAATTATATCAGAAACAATACTGGAAAATGTAAAGAATACAGTTGTTTTTGGAGCACATACATATGCATATAACCCGAACCTTCTTCCGAAAGATGCAATTGTTTATAATTTAGAACAGCTATACGAAGGAAGTCCATATGCGCACCCCCTTTATTTAATATTATTAAAAGATAGAGTGATTTGGGATTATAGTAAACAAAATATAGAATGGCTTAAACAAAAAGGGGTAGGAAAAGAAATAAAACATGTAGAAATGAACTATGCTCCAACTTTGGAAATAAAAAAAGATGCGTTTGAAGATGAAATTATTGAAGATATTGATATTCTGTTTATAGGTGCTCTTAATCCGAGGCGACAAGCTATTTTTGATCATCTAAAAGCGATTGCCCCGAATTTAAATATAGTTTTTAAAAATAATGCGTGGGGAATTGTTAGAAATGAATTGATTGCTAGAGCTAAAATTATATTAAATATTCATTTTTATTTATCAGGAATTCTTGAAACACCTCGCGTGTCTTATGCAGTCGCAAATAAGAAATTTATTATTTCCGAAAATAGTAATCCAGAAGATGAGGTAGAGTGGCCAGGAATTGTGTTTACTCCGTACGAAAAAATAATTGAAAACGTAATGAAATATATAGAATTACCAGAAGAACGGAAAAGATTAGCGGAAAAAGCATATAATCATTTTGAAGCAAATGAAAGTTTAGGTACATTGAGCATGAGAGATGAAACAAAGTAATTGTACAAAACTCATACGAAAGTATGAGTTCTTTTTTGTTTATCATACTATTTTATGAAACAAGTTAACTCTTTATATTGTGTTTTGTATAGAAATTTCTGATAATATATAAGTAGAACTTGAAAACAAAGGGGAGAAATAATCATGAAACTAGTCGTTATTAACGGTACACCAAGAAAATTTGGTCGAACTCGTGTGGTGGCAAAATATATTGCGGATCAATTTGAAGGGGAATTATATGATTTAGCAATTGAGGAGTTACCTTTATACAATGGAGAAGAGTCACAACGTGATTTAGAGGCAGTAAAAAAATTAAAAACGTTAGTGAAAGCTGCGGATGGGGTTGTATTATGTACACCAGAATATCATAATGCGATGAGCGGTGCGCTGAAAAACTCTTTAGATTACTTAAGTAGTAGTGAATTTATTCATAAACCAGTTGCATTGTTAGCGGTTGCTGGTGGCGGTAAAGGTGGAATAAATGCATTAAACAGCATGCGAACGGTCGCTAGAGGTGTTTATGCAAATGCAATTCCAAAACAAGTTGTGCTTGATGGATTACATGTGCAAGATGGTGAACTTGGAGAAGATGCAAAACCATTAATTCATGATGTAGTTAAAGAATTAAAAGCATATATGAGCGTATATAAAGAGGTGAAAAAACAACTAGGAGTGGAATGATATGTCCTCACTTTATCATGATTCTCGCTTGTATTACATTCTAGGAGCCAATAGTCTATCTGCTATTGGTTCCGGAATTGTTATGATAACGATTCCTTGGCTGTTAATTAAAGAGAGTGGAGGAGAGACAACATTTGGTTATGTTTCTATCATTGCAACCCTCATTATGTTTTTATTAACACCATTCATTGGGCAAAGTATTGATCGTTTTTCAAGAAAATCTTTATTGCTATGTAACGAAGGAATCGGAATAGCCGTAATCGGAATAATGGTTATATGGGGATTTGCTGGGCAACCTTATCATTCTATTCACTATATTCTTATTTATATAGCCGGATCATTCTACTATTTATTGTTTTATCCTACAATATTTGCGTTCAACCAAGAGATATTTCAAGCAGAACATTATAAAAGTTTAAGTGGAACGATGGAAATACAAGGACAGTTAACACAAGTTATTTCTGGAGCGGCTGCGAGCTTCTTAATTGAAATTGTATCTTTGAAGTGGATTTTGTTAGTAGACATGTTAACTTTTGCTGGAGCATTTTTTCTTTTCTTATGTATACCGTACGTAAAGAAAAAAGAAGTGAAAAGAAAAATAACATTTAAGAAGCAATTGTTTGAAGGAATTCACTTTATGAAAAAACGTCCTAAGCTCTTTTGGTTCTTACTGGCCACTTATATGCCGTTTATAGGTGTTATGATGGCAAATTATTTAATACCAGTTTATATTTCGGATATACTTAAAGCCAATGCCTCTGTATACGCAATAGAGGGCACGATGTACGGTGTCGGAGCGGTTGTTGCAGGAATCTGTATTCCACTCATAATGAAATATGTAAAAACAGAAGTTTCAATCGTTATGACGATGTTCATTTATGTAATTTCAATTACCGCAATGATTATTGAACCTTCCGTAATTTTCTTATATGGACTTGCAGTTTTTCATGCAGTTGGAAATGCGGGTACAAGAGTGGCGAGAAATGTATTGATGATGGAGGAAATTCCAAACGAAGTAATGGGACGTGTAGACAGCTTATTTCGCCTAATTGGTACTGGAATACGAATTGTATTATTAATGCTGTTTACAGCGGGTGTATCTAAAGCCGGAGTAATGCTTCCGTTTTACGTATTAAGCTGCATATTGATCTTCTCATTAGGAATCGCTATTTATTATGTACTATCACAACGTAAAGTAGCGGCGAATGTTTCTAATAAATCAATCGTTTAAAAAACACTTCTGCCGCCCTTTCTTTTTCTGTATAATAAAAAGAAAGGGAGTGCAAACTTATTTATGAACAAATGGATCTTTCTTATCATTTTATTATTACCGCCACTATACATCATTTATATGACGTTTAGAATGAACAAAGTTGCTCGTGAAAAGTTGAGCTATCACTCTCCGTACGTTCTTATACTGGGTGCAAAGTTATTTGGAGATAGACCGTCTTTATCTCTTCAAAATCGTTTGGATGTAGCGGTGGAGTATTTATTTTCCCATCCTGAAGCGAAAGTAATTGTTTCAGGTGGTCAAGGAGAAGATGAAGATATACCGGAAGCTCACAGCATGAGAAACTATTTAATGGTACACGGTATAGATGAGAGTCGTATTTTAATAGAAGATCAATCTACAAATACGTATGAAAACTTAAAGTTTAGTATGGATTTATATAATGTGAAACATGCAGTAGTTGTAAGTAATACGTATCATTTATATCGAACGAAAATAATTGCAAAGCGTTTAGGCATGAAGATGGAGGCACTAGCTGCTGAAACACCAATTCGTTCTAAGAGAAAAATGTATGTTCGCGAATATGCTGCTATTATGAAAACAATATTGTTCGACCGTTAGAGCTCAAATGTGAGCTCTTTTTTAATTTAAAAGCGTATCATTTGAAATGAATGCCATATTCCATCAAAATAAAGGAAACAACATTAAAGGAGTTGTATTTGTGATTCAATTTAATCATGTGTCAAAATCGTATGAAGATGGCACGAAAGCAGTGGATTCATTGCATTTAGAAATTAAAAAGGGAGAATTTTTTGTTCTCATCGGTCCGAGTGGATGCGGTAAAACAACGACAATGAAGATGATTAATCGTTTAATCGAAACGACTGAAGGATCGCTTTTAATCGATGGAAAAGATATTCAACAATATAATATAAATGAATTACGTTGGGATATAGGATACGTGTTGCAACAGATTGCTTTGTTTCCTCATATGACAATTGCTGAAAATATTGCAATTGTTCCTGAAATGAGGCAATGGAGCAAAAAAGAAATTAAAGCACGCGTCGATGAATTGTTACATATGGTTGGATTAGATCCGGGTATTTATCGAAATCGTATGCCTCATGAATTGTCAGGAAGACAAAAACAACGTGTCGGTGTCGTGCGAGCATTAGCTGCAAACCCGAAAATCGTTCTTATGGATGAACCATTTAGTGCGTTAGATCCATTAATTAAGGAACAGCTTCAGAAAGATATTGTACAGTTGCAAAAAAAGATTCAAAAAACAATCGTATTTGTAACACATGATATGCAAGAAGCATTATCACTTGGAGATCGCATTTGTATTATGAAAGAAGGAAAAGTTGTTCAACTAGATACACCAGAAGGAATTATACATAATCCGAAAAATGAATTTGTAGAGGAGTTTATTGGAAATCGCGGACGAACTTGGTATCAGGGGAAAAGTATAGCAGATGTATTGCCGCTTGATCAAAGTGTGCAATTAGAAGGGCAGGCGCTATCATTACATTCTTCTTTACAAAAAGCGTTAGTTCGTGTGCGTGATGAGGAGGTCGTTCCAGTTGAAAAAAACGGTCAATATATTGGAGCGTTAACAAGTCGTCATATTGTCAATTACATTGTTGAACAAATGAAGGAAAGAGGCTAAACAGTGACTAATTTTATACAAACGTTCCAAGAACGAAAAATAGAATTACT
This DNA window, taken from Bacillus cereus ATCC 14579, encodes the following:
- a CDS encoding glycosyltransferase, which translates into the protein MGNEQVKSVKEEKKLCLCMIVKNESRIMERCLNATKSIVDFVSICDTGSTDNTPEIIENWCKENEIPGTVHHEPFKNFGYNRSLAVSLAQKTYPEADYLLILDADMILEVDPNFDKTSLTEDHYLTLQYDVHIKYWLTRLLKASLPWKSVGVTHEYWDIDRSKVGANYNTRVARLETLVVNDPGDGGSKADKFERDERLLLQGINDPETTPDLHIRYLFYLAQTYFHLSQFENSIKWYKKRVEAGGWVEEVFYSLLRIGFCYEQLANRSANKQNEVTDADEKETVKGQEEQYLALAVFYFQKAWEYRPTRAEPLYQLARLYRLRSQNNIALMYALQGKEIPFPKDDLLFVDYHVYDYLFDYEISISAFYIPHKKHLGAVSQKYLESIKEKIPFHIANIVENNAKFY
- a CDS encoding NADPH-dependent FMN reductase yields the protein MKLVVINGTPRKFGRTRVVAKYIADQFEGELYDLAIEELPLYNGEESQRDLEAVKKLKTLVKAADGVVLCTPEYHNAMSGALKNSLDYLSSSEFIHKPVALLAVAGGGKGGINALNSMRTVARGVYANAIPKQVVLDGLHVQDGELGEDAKPLIHDVVKELKAYMSVYKEVKKQLGVE
- a CDS encoding MFS transporter; its protein translation is MSSLYHDSRLYYILGANSLSAIGSGIVMITIPWLLIKESGGETTFGYVSIIATLIMFLLTPFIGQSIDRFSRKSLLLCNEGIGIAVIGIMVIWGFAGQPYHSIHYILIYIAGSFYYLLFYPTIFAFNQEIFQAEHYKSLSGTMEIQGQLTQVISGAAASFLIEIVSLKWILLVDMLTFAGAFFLFLCIPYVKKKEVKRKITFKKQLFEGIHFMKKRPKLFWFLLATYMPFIGVMMANYLIPVYISDILKANASVYAIEGTMYGVGAVVAGICIPLIMKYVKTEVSIVMTMFIYVISITAMIIEPSVIFLYGLAVFHAVGNAGTRVARNVLMMEEIPNEVMGRVDSLFRLIGTGIRIVLLMLFTAGVSKAGVMLPFYVLSCILIFSLGIAIYYVLSQRKVAANVSNKSIV
- a CDS encoding YdcF family protein — encoded protein: MNKWIFLIILLLPPLYIIYMTFRMNKVAREKLSYHSPYVLILGAKLFGDRPSLSLQNRLDVAVEYLFSHPEAKVIVSGGQGEDEDIPEAHSMRNYLMVHGIDESRILIEDQSTNTYENLKFSMDLYNVKHAVVVSNTYHLYRTKIIAKRLGMKMEALAAETPIRSKRKMYVREYAAIMKTILFDR
- a CDS encoding ABC transporter ATP-binding protein, producing the protein MIQFNHVSKSYEDGTKAVDSLHLEIKKGEFFVLIGPSGCGKTTTMKMINRLIETTEGSLLIDGKDIQQYNINELRWDIGYVLQQIALFPHMTIAENIAIVPEMRQWSKKEIKARVDELLHMVGLDPGIYRNRMPHELSGRQKQRVGVVRALAANPKIVLMDEPFSALDPLIKEQLQKDIVQLQKKIQKTIVFVTHDMQEALSLGDRICIMKEGKVVQLDTPEGIIHNPKNEFVEEFIGNRGRTWYQGKSIADVLPLDQSVQLEGQALSLHSSLQKALVRVRDEEVVPVEKNGQYIGALTSRHIVNYIVEQMKERG